In Paenibacillus xylanilyticus, the genomic window GTGGTAGATAAGGACTTTCTGACCGATAAGGACGGTGCCAAGGCGAAGCAGGATTTCCTGAATGGCAAAATCGGCATGTATGCTGCCATGACATCGGATTATACGGGTTTTGCGGCGAAAGAACTGGATACGCTGATGCAGAATGTTCCGGAAGCTAAACTAAAAGTCATCGCGCTGCCAACCACTTCGGTTGGACAGTACACGATGGTATGGAACAACCCGGTGCAGATGACGGCGGTCGTGAATGCACGTGCCAAAAATCCCGAAGCGGTCATGAAGTATATTGATTTTTTAACCAAAACAGAGTCCGGTCGAACCTTCAAAAATGGATTTGAAGGTACGCATTACACCCTGAACGAGCAAGGTTGTCCGCGTATCTCCGATCAGGAGAAATACAAGCAGGAGATTAGCTGGGCAGGGGACTACGCCATGATGTACAGCCGCCTGGAGGAAGGCAAATGCGGGTATACCGAAATGCTGTTCAGCGAGGAAATCCCATCCCAGAAGGAAGGGCTGCGACTGTTCAAGGAAGCAAGGGAAGTATACATGACGAATCTTCCGGTCGGAGAGGGCGTGACCCACTCGGAACATATGCCGCAGCTGCCGAAGGAGCTTCAGGTGAAGCTGACCAATGTAACGACAGCCATCAACGATATTTTCACACGCTCCATCATCGGGGGCAGCAAGTATACGGTGGAACAGGCTGCGGCGGAAGCCCAGCAGAAGTGGGAGCAAGGCGGAGGGCCAGAGATCGAAGCGTGGTACAAAGACTGGTGGAGCAAGGAAAAGGATAATGTGCTGGTATGGGACGATTTCTATGAAATCTATGAACAGCAGCAGGCTGATTTTAAGAAGTCGGAGTGAACAGATTCTTATATAGTTAATGATTCAGCCTGGGCCTATCGCCCAGGTTTTTTTCCTTAATGGATATCCTCTTGTCCATTTCAGGTTAATAATGAGAAGGAAAGAAGATATTAGCGATTCCAACCTGTAAAATGAGATATAATAATCGTATTGGGTACGTGAAATTTTACATAGAGTTTAAGAAAGAGACTAACGGAGCTGGCTGCGTAGACACAAAAATGAGTCACGGTAATCTAGCGCTCCGGTGCCGGAGGAATGGTAATGATCAAGCTGTTGTACTACTTGAAGAAGTATCGGGTTGCCGCGATCGCTGCACTGGTCATGATGCTGATTGAACTCGCGGTGGAACTTGCTCAGCCTTACCTGATCTCCAAAATTATTGACAACGGGATACAGCAAGGAGATCTGTCTGTGGTTTGGTTGTGGGGCGGCGTTCTTGTAGGCAGTGCCGTCGTGGCATTTGCTGCCGGAATCGCCAGTTCATTTTTTGCATCACATGCGAGTCTCGGGTTCGGTTATGATCTGCGGGAGAAGCTGTATGACAAAGTGCAAGCGTTCTCGTACGCCGTATTTAACCGATTCGCCACGTCGTCGTTGATTACCCGATTAACCGGGGACGTGACCCAGGTACAGGATACAGTCTTTATGAGTCTGCGATTCATGACCCGTGTGCCGCTCGTGGTTATCGGAAGCATGATTATGGCCGTCGTGGTGAACCCAAAGCTGGGCCTGCTGCTTGTGGTGATGGTACCTGTACTGCTCGTATTTGTCATCTGGATGATCAAAAAGGCCGCGCTGCTGTTCCGCAATGTGCAGCGCAGGCTGGATGCCGTCAACGGTGTCATCCAGGAGAATTTGACAGGCATTCGGCTGATCCGGGTCTTCGTCCGGATGGGCCATGAGATTGAACGCTTTGCCGGATTCAGCGGCAAGCTGATGAAGGGCACGATCTCCGCGCTGCGCCTGACGGAGACCACGATGCCATTCATGCTGCTCATGATGAATGGCTGCATCATCGCCGTGCTCTGGTTTGGACGGCGTGACATTTCGACCGGTAGCGCAAGCGTCGGTGAAGTGGTCGCGGTCATCAATTATTTGCTCCGCACCATTGGGGCCATGTCTGCCTTGTCCTGGATTCTGGTGACCTTCTCCAGAGCCAGTGCTTCAGCGCAGCGAATCAACGAAGTTTTTGATACAGAGGATCCATCGGAGGCTGCTCAGAAGTCAGTTGCAGCTCAAGACCAGGCAGCTGGAACGCAGGTTAAGCGAGCTAACGCTGTTCAAGGCGCAGTCGAATTTCGAAGTGTAGGATTCAGCTATCCAAACAGTGACATTACGGTCCTGGAGGATATTACGTTCTCTGCCAAACGAGGGGAGCGCATCGCCATTATGGGTGCAACAGGATCAGGTAAATCCTCACTCGTACAGCTGATTCCAAGGTTGTATACCGAGGATCAGGGCAAGGTGTTCATTGATGGCACGGATGCAGACCAACTGGCGATCCCAACATTGCGGGGCGCAATTGGTTATGTACCACAGGAGGTGGTACTCTTCACGGGTTCCGTGCGGGATAACATTGCCTGGGGACGGGAGGACGCTACGCTCGAAGAGATTAAGGAAGCCGCGAAGCGTGCCCAGATTCACGACACGATTGAGAAGCTCCCGAACGGATATGATACTCAGCTGGGTCAGCGCGGGGTTAACTTGTCCGGTGGTCAGAAGCAGCGTCTGTCCATTGCACGTGCATTGATCAGACGTCCGAGCATTCTGATTTTGGATGACAGCACCAGTGCACTCGATGTGGCAACGGAAGCCAGGTTGCTGGATGCGCTGGAAGAGCTGTCATGTACAACCTTTATTATCACCCAGAAGATCAGCTCAACGACCTCTGCAGATCTGATTCTGCTGCTGGACGATGGGCGTCTGATTGGGCAGGGAAAACATGAAGACCTTATGGATTCGTCCGAGCTGTATCGTCGAATCTACGGATCACAATACGGGGAGGGTACACCGCATGTTCAAAGCGTTCATTGAACCTTTCCGTCAGCCTCCGCCGCCACTGGATCCCGAAACGCTAAAAGCAGGTGGTGGTCGCAAGCCGAAGGCACGGGCGAAGAACTGGTCCGGTACACTGGGCCGGATCTGGACTTACTTGGCCCGCCGCAAAGTGAAGCTGACGCTGGTACTGCTGATGGTATTTGCCAGTTCGGCACTGGCGTTGCTTGGTCCGTACATGGTCGGCGTGGCCGTGGACAATTATATGGATGGAGAAGCGACAAGCTCCAGCTGGATGACGTTTTTGTTGGGACTCGCAGCAGTGTACGTGCTGTTCTCGCTCACATCCTGGCTGCAAAATATATGGATGATTGAAATCGCGCAGGAGACCATTTTCCGGATGCGTTACGATCTGTTCTCCCATCTGCACAAGCTGCCGATTCCATTCTTCGGCAAACGTCAGCAGGGTGAGATCATGAGCCGGGTTACGAATGACATCGAGAATGTCAGCGGTACGCTGAACAGCTCAGCCATTCAGATTTTCTCCAGTGTGTTGACGCTGCTGGGAACGTTTGGCGTGATGCTCTGGTTAAGTCCATTGCTGACCTTGCTGACATTTATCGTCGTACCGCTGATGGCGATTGGCATGCGCTGGATTACACGTCGAACCGGACCGCTTTTCAAAGAACGTCAGCGTAATCTGGGTGAACTTAACGGGTATATCGAGGAGACCTTGTCGGGACAACGAATCATCAAGGCCTTCTCCCAAGAAGAGCGGGTGGTTCGTGGATTCGAAGAGCGGAATACACGAATCCGGGTATCCGGTTTTTGGGCACAGACGATTTCCGGTTTTATCCCCAAACTGATGAATGGATTGAACAACCTGAGCTTTGCTATCGTTGCAGGGATCGGGGGGATTTTGGCCATCCAGGGTACGGTTACCGTTGGGGTCATTATCATCTTTGTGGAGTATGCTCGTCAGTTCACTCGTCCGCTCAATGACCTGGCGAACCAGTGGAATACGCTGCTGTCCGCCATTGCCGGGGCTGAGCGAGTGTTCGAAGTATTGGATGAGGACGAGGAAGCGAAGGATGAGGGTGCTGCGGTATCTCTAGCAAAAGTTGAAGGTGCGGTGCGCTTCGATAAGGTCTCCTTCGGATACGATGAGGGACGCAACATTTTGCATGAGATCAGCTTCGAGGCGAAGCCGGGTGAGATGATTGCCCTGGTAGGGCCGACAGGGGCAGGGAAAACAACCTTGATTCAGCTATTGTCCCGCTTCTATGATCCGACAGCGGGAATGTTGACTGTGGATGGACGGGACATTACGACCATTCGGCGTGAAAACCTGCGTTCACATATGGCGTTTGTCCTTCAGGATTCATTCTTGTTCCAAGGGACGATTCGGGAAAATATCCGATTTGGCCGTCTGGATGCAACAGACGAAGAAGTGGAAGAAGCTTCAAGACTGGCCAATGCTCACTCATTCATTATGCGCATGAAGGATGGGTATGATAAAGTGCTTCAGGCAGACGGGAGCGGCATTAGTCAGGGACAAAAACAGCTGCTTGCCATTGCCCGGGCAATTCTGGCTGATCCGTCCATCCTCGTATTGGATGAGGCGACCAGCAGCATTGATACCGTTACGGAGATCAAAATCCAGGAGGGATTACAGCGGCTGATGCAGGGCCGTACCAGCTTCGTCATTGCCCACAGGCTGAACACCATTCGGCAGGCAGACCGGATTCTGGTGCTGAAGGATGGACAGCTGCTGGAACAAGGCTCGCATGATGTGCTGCTTGAGCAGGGCGGCTTTTACAGTGAACTGTATTACAGTCAGCTGCGCAAGAAAGCGCAATAGTAGTCTGAGTCAGGGCAGGGGATCCATTCATATTAGATTTTATTATTGCAGCAAAAGAGCAGGGATGAGGGCATGAAGCCCTTGATTCCCTGCTCTTTGCCGATTTGTCTAAGGTGTGGAAAAGCGTGGCGCCGAGCCAGGCTAAGGGAGAAGACAGGAAATATAGACAGAAGATCGTATTGAATTTTCTGGAAAATATAACCGTGACGATATGTCATCTTCAGGATATACTGGAACGAGATGTGTTTCAGGAGGTTCTTGTGGCATGAAAAATGCAAAAGTCGCTTACTCGCTCTTCTTTTTCAATGCAATCTATCTAATCACTTTGCTTGGATACCCGGTGGTGCTCATGCTTTGTGTGTTTATGTTTGATGCGCCGACTTCATACGACTATATATCCAACTATATAACGGTCTATATTATGGCCTCATA contains:
- a CDS encoding extracellular solute-binding protein, whose product is MALTMKAWMKSSLVLGLIGGLLAGCTGGAGSEQAEGEGSRGNITSTIYDRGAVPSGMGTIEDNMWSKWINENGPANVKYTAVPRWESQSKLNVLFASGSAPDVIFEFGTPIRNTLFNQKQLMPLDDLIENSSVEYKALMEKYPQLKKAGIKSDGKLYEVGRMNEVFPLTSFFIREDWLEKLNLEVPTNEEEMLAVAKAFTENDPDGNGANDTYGIGGFQFGDTAGLFRYMFNANWVNVENGEVVVGPNHMKEATVFKRALFEAGVVDKDFLTDKDGAKAKQDFLNGKIGMYAAMTSDYTGFAAKELDTLMQNVPEAKLKVIALPTTSVGQYTMVWNNPVQMTAVVNARAKNPEAVMKYIDFLTKTESGRTFKNGFEGTHYTLNEQGCPRISDQEKYKQEISWAGDYAMMYSRLEEGKCGYTEMLFSEEIPSQKEGLRLFKEAREVYMTNLPVGEGVTHSEHMPQLPKELQVKLTNVTTAINDIFTRSIIGGSKYTVEQAAAEAQQKWEQGGGPEIEAWYKDWWSKEKDNVLVWDDFYEIYEQQQADFKKSE
- a CDS encoding ABC transporter ATP-binding protein — its product is MIKLLYYLKKYRVAAIAALVMMLIELAVELAQPYLISKIIDNGIQQGDLSVVWLWGGVLVGSAVVAFAAGIASSFFASHASLGFGYDLREKLYDKVQAFSYAVFNRFATSSLITRLTGDVTQVQDTVFMSLRFMTRVPLVVIGSMIMAVVVNPKLGLLLVVMVPVLLVFVIWMIKKAALLFRNVQRRLDAVNGVIQENLTGIRLIRVFVRMGHEIERFAGFSGKLMKGTISALRLTETTMPFMLLMMNGCIIAVLWFGRRDISTGSASVGEVVAVINYLLRTIGAMSALSWILVTFSRASASAQRINEVFDTEDPSEAAQKSVAAQDQAAGTQVKRANAVQGAVEFRSVGFSYPNSDITVLEDITFSAKRGERIAIMGATGSGKSSLVQLIPRLYTEDQGKVFIDGTDADQLAIPTLRGAIGYVPQEVVLFTGSVRDNIAWGREDATLEEIKEAAKRAQIHDTIEKLPNGYDTQLGQRGVNLSGGQKQRLSIARALIRRPSILILDDSTSALDVATEARLLDALEELSCTTFIITQKISSTTSADLILLLDDGRLIGQGKHEDLMDSSELYRRIYGSQYGEGTPHVQSVH
- a CDS encoding ABC transporter ATP-binding protein — its product is MFKAFIEPFRQPPPPLDPETLKAGGGRKPKARAKNWSGTLGRIWTYLARRKVKLTLVLLMVFASSALALLGPYMVGVAVDNYMDGEATSSSWMTFLLGLAAVYVLFSLTSWLQNIWMIEIAQETIFRMRYDLFSHLHKLPIPFFGKRQQGEIMSRVTNDIENVSGTLNSSAIQIFSSVLTLLGTFGVMLWLSPLLTLLTFIVVPLMAIGMRWITRRTGPLFKERQRNLGELNGYIEETLSGQRIIKAFSQEERVVRGFEERNTRIRVSGFWAQTISGFIPKLMNGLNNLSFAIVAGIGGILAIQGTVTVGVIIIFVEYARQFTRPLNDLANQWNTLLSAIAGAERVFEVLDEDEEAKDEGAAVSLAKVEGAVRFDKVSFGYDEGRNILHEISFEAKPGEMIALVGPTGAGKTTLIQLLSRFYDPTAGMLTVDGRDITTIRRENLRSHMAFVLQDSFLFQGTIRENIRFGRLDATDEEVEEASRLANAHSFIMRMKDGYDKVLQADGSGISQGQKQLLAIARAILADPSILVLDEATSSIDTVTEIKIQEGLQRLMQGRTSFVIAHRLNTIRQADRILVLKDGQLLEQGSHDVLLEQGGFYSELYYSQLRKKAQ